Proteins from a genomic interval of Colletotrichum higginsianum IMI 349063 chromosome 6, whole genome shotgun sequence:
- a CDS encoding PRELI-like family protein, whose protein sequence is MKVFSNAVTFNYSWEEVSAANWRKYCPWNDKTTHVIAVDTINRSVDPATGILRTERLITCKQSAPKWFASLVGGASAGGDPDVSQVFETSYVDPAKKTVTMVSQNLTFSNLISVQESVVYKPISATQTQFVQDAQITALCGGWQRIKNGIEDQCVSRFRDNAQKGKEGFEMVLAMSRRVFAEEREREMRVRQGIAA, encoded by the coding sequence ATGAAGGTCTTTTCAAACGCGGTGACCTTTAACTACTCCTGGGAGGAGGTCTCCGCCGCCAACTGGCGGAAATACTGCCCTTGGAACGACAAGACGACGCACGTGATCGCCGTCGATACCATCAACCGGAGTGTCGACCCGGCGACGGGTATCCTCCGCACTGAGCGCCTCATCACCTGTAAGCAGTCCGCGCCCAAATGGTTTGCCTCGCTCGTCGGTGGCGCCAGCGCTGGCGGCGACCCGGACGTCTCGCAGGTTTTTGAGACGTCTTACGTCGACCCGGCCAAGAAGACCGTCACCATGGTCTCTCAGAATCTCACCTTCTCCAACCTCATTTCCGTTCAGGAGTCCGTCGTCTACAAGCCCATTAGCGCCACTCAGACCCAGTTCGTCCAGGACGCCCAGATTACCGCTCTTTGCGGCGGCTGGCAGCGTATCAAGAACGGCATCGAGGACCAGTGCGTGTCCCGCTTCCGCGACAATGCCCAGAAGGGCAAAGAGGGCTTCGAGATGGTGCTGGCCATGAGCAGGAGGGTGttcgccgaggagcgcgagCGCGAGATGCGTGTTCGCCAGGGCATTGCGGCATAA
- a CDS encoding Kinase-related protein: protein MEQQVARLVDKAWDNFQRTPADRRLLIGISGIPGSGKTTLSQMVTTRLNARSATLDPSDPSRAARPLAAFVPMDGYHLTRAQLSAMPDPDTAHARRGAVYTFDGAAFHRLVNSLREPLRADSSPVYAPSFDHAIKDPKANDIAVQPYHRIVIFEGNYLALDKPPWSDAAKLMDELWFVDVDFEVARKRLVHRHVKAGIAKDEIEADKRARENDLVNGKEIVDYRLDVHEVIVSREDDEWVHS from the exons ATGGAGCAACAAGTAGCAAGGCTCGTAGACAAGGCCTGGGACAATTTCCAAAGGACGCCGGCCGACCGGCGCCTCC TGATTGGAATCTCGGGCATACCGGGCTCAG GAAAAACAACCCTTTCCCAGATGGTCACAACTCGCCTCAACGCCCGCAGCGCGACCCTTGACCCATCTGACCCTTCCCGCGCGGCGCGACCACTGGCAGCCTTCGTCCCCATGGATGGGTACCACCTCACCCGCGCTCAGCTCTCAGCCATGCCAGACCCGGACACCGCCcacgcccgccgcggcgccgtaTACACCTTTGACGGCGCAGCCTTTCACAGACTCGTCAATTCCCTTCGCGAGCCCCTGCGCGCCGACTCCTCCCCGGTCTACGCCCCGAGCTTCGACCACGCCATCAAGGATCCCAAAGCCAACGACATCGCTGTCCAGCCCTACCACCGCATTGTCATCTTTGAGGGAAACTACCTCGCTCTCGACAAGCCGCCGTGGAGCGACGCTGCGAAGCTTATGGACGAGCTTTGGTTCGTAGATGTCGACTTCGAGGTGGCGAGAAAACGCCTGGTTCACAGACACGTCAAGGCCGGTATTGCCAaggacgagatcgaggccgaTAAGAGAGCAAGGGAGAATGACTTAGTCAACGGAAAGGAAATTGTAGACTACCGTCTAGATGTTCATGAGGTAATTGTCAGTCGGGAAGACGACGAATGGGTTCATTCATGA
- a CDS encoding Tubulin gamma chain gives MPREIITVQAGQCGNSIGSQFWQQLCQEHGINQDGNLEDFATEGGDRKDVFYYQSDDTRYIPRAILVDLEPRVIQGIQSGPYKNIYNPENFYVGKNGVGAANNWGDGYQTGEVVYEDIMEMIDREADGSDSLEGFMMLHSIAGGTGSGLGSFLLERLNDRFPKKIIQTYSVFPDTTNAGDVVVHPYNSVLAMRRLTQNADSVVVLDNGALSRIAADRLHVQEPSFAQTNQLVSTVMSASTTTLRYPGYMHNDLVSILASLIPTPRCHFLMTAYTPFTGDQVEQAKTVRKTTVLDVMRRLLQPKNRMVSTQPGKKSCYISILNVIQGEVDPTDVHKSLLRIRERRLATFIPWGPASIQVALTKRSPYIPMAHRVSGLMLANHTSIATLFKRILRQYDGMRKRNAFMEGYKKTAPFAENLDEFDEAREVVSDLIQEYEAAEDSDYLNPDTGDKATSAETDKRMA, from the exons ATGCCAAG GGAGATCATCACCGTCCAAGCCGGACAATGCGGCAACAGCA TTGGAAGCCAATTCTGGCAGCAACTTTGTCAAGAGCACGGCATCAACCAGGACGGAAACCTCGAAGACTTCGCAACTGAGGGTGGCGATCGCAAAGACGTTTTCTACTACCAAAGTGACGACACAAGATACATCCCGCGAGCTATTCTGGTAGACCTGGAACCGAGG GTCATTCAAGGTATTCAATCGGGACCATACAAGAACATCTACAACCCTGAGAACTTTTACGTTGGCAAAAATGGAGTTGGCGCGGCGAACAACTGGGGTGATGGTTACCAGACGGGCGAGGTCGTCTACGAGGATATCATGGAGATGATTGACCGCGAGGCTGATGGTAGTGACTCGCTGGAA GGCTTCATGATGCTGCACTCCATTGCAGGCGGTACCGGATCTGGTCTTGGTTCTTTCCTCCTCGAGCGACTCAACGACCGATTCCCCAAGAAGATTATCCAGACTTACTCTGTCTTTCCCGATACCACAAACGCCGGAGATGTCGTTGTTCACCCATACAACAGCGTCCTTGCCATGAGAAGGTTAACGCAGAACGCCGATTCGGTCGTGGTGCTTGACAACGGAGCTCTCTCACGCATTGCAGCCGACAGACTGCACGTCCAAGAGCCCTCTTTTGCTCAGACAAATCAACTG GTCTCGACTGTGATGTCTGCCAGCACGACAACTCTCAGATATCCGGGATACATGCACAACGATCTAGTCAGCATCCTGGCCTCGTTGATTCCCACACCGCGGTGCCACTTCTTGATGACAGCATACACTCCATTCACAGGCGATCAGGTCGAGCAGGCCAAGACCGTGCGCAAGACCACAGTGCTGGACGTCATGCGGAGATTGCTGCAGCCCAAGAACCGCATGGTTTCTACCCAACCAGGGAAGAAGAGCTGCTACATTTCCATTCTGAACGTCATCCAGGGGGAAGTGGATCCTACCGACGTCCACAAGAGCTTGCTGAGAATCCGGGAACGGCGACTGGCGACATTTATCCCCTGGGGCCCGGCCAGCATCCAAGTGGCCCTGACCAAGCGGAGCCCCTACATCCCCATGGCCCACCGTGTCAGTGGGTTGATGCTGGCAAATCACACAAGCATTGCGACT CTATTCAAGAGAATCCTGAGACAGTACGACGGCATGCGCAAGCGCAATGCCTTCATGGAAGGGTACAAGAAGACGGCACCATTCGCAGAGAATCTGGACGAATTCGATGAGGCCCGAGAGGTTGTGTCAGACCTGATTCAAGAGTATGAGGCAGCAGAGGACTCCGACTACCTTAACCCCGACACAGGAGACAAGGCGACGTCGGCTGAAACCGACAAGAGGATGGCCTAA
- a CDS encoding Mold-specific m46 protein → MRFTAALSLVFFAATARAGVSQPVEPYALAERADSDELVPLLEKKEELGLEKRACNYNGCKCNSRGKQLTVCGNCVWSDNSAYVVTTKRVSNHIFECSPSGNCCSYGYASDCGGSGARCRVN, encoded by the coding sequence ATGCGCTTCACCGCAGCCCTGAGTcttgtcttcttcgccgcgACAGCCCGTGCCGGCGTCTCTCAGCCTGTGGAGCCCTACGCTCTGGCCGAGCGAGCTGACAGTGACGAACTCGTGCCCTtgctggagaagaaggaggagctgggccTGGAGAAACGGGCCTGTAACTACAACGGATGTAAATGTAATAGCCGTGGCAAGCAGCTGACGGTCTGCGGCAACTGCGTGTGGTCTGACAACAGCGCCTACGTCGTGACCACCAAGCGGGTCAGCAACCACATTTTCGAGTGCTCGCCCAGCGGCAACTGCTGCTCCTATGGGTATGCCTCGGACTGCGGCGGCTCCGGTGCTCGCTGCAGAGTCAACTAG
- a CDS encoding Tubulin gamma chain, with protein sequence MTQSKADKINEVQSNLPLPEQPPVASDWQSADATKVNVGSGGNAEAPIGRDTAATSGLREPASKANEDLSSVGRQGVEGLSGPPKDAAAK encoded by the coding sequence aTGACCCAGTCCAAGGCCGACAAGATCAACGAGGTCCAGTCcaacctccccctccccgagcAGCCCCCCGTCGCCTCCGACTGGCAGTCGGCCGACGCCACCAAGGTCAacgtcggcagcggcggcaacgccgAGGCCCCCATTGGCCGCGACACGGCCGCCACCTCTGGCCTTCGCGAGCCCGCGTCTAAGGCCAACGAGGATTTGAGCAGCGTTGGCCGCCAGGGCGTCGAAGGCCTCAGCGGTCCCCCCAAAGATGCTGCTGCGAAATAA
- a CDS encoding Phospholipase d1: MTDPRRDEFISPMTRSPHASSPAVKGQTDALAPPAPPPKDGPPPPPPKDLSTPRNSSHIPFDAAIEARDYINGGAPHDDVSPLQNGKRPTLPTLNSTESARQTPSGLPRMPEDGTYSPEPASPTDRRSVQFARTDQVLEAPASHSRQPSWEDGGKSIGSAFIIKLKQLTGSGSMQTLKTSSSGNLNDNGTPPSMGSSPTTGQFRSRIPHTLEEDGGSDADADVEETADEGVASDAAKPKKKRRMRRTKKHQSSVPSTPNLRHLPGPDSPVGYGRMGLRRRMSMPDHAEQQHGMSEGEGRDQLAGPSWIRSHRARDGDGTESPGGGGRRMGHMRRITVLGGGGVSDGDAIAPKRPFFGSERASTWKYVKNTLKLLRQKKEDRFDFAKSAELMAELRAGAPAVLMLASMIQRDEHGNKRIPVLLEQVRLRITDSQPESDDDSERHWVFTMDLEYGSGPSRMKWTIIRTLKDIYNLHVRYKLAMSNDKYLHGRADVGARPKMPKFPWGAFPYLRSARNKDDSDDDDGASLRGDDLGEATAGEGTAAEGTAGEGTASEWEGGRAGPGARKKSRLGMLGMRRKSTGFTEPGESGGENQADLVQARKRYFERQRRVLEKYLQDMIRWLMFRADSNRLCKFLELSALGVRLAAEGSYHGKECYLHIQSSKGMDFRRVLTPKKVIARHSRKWFLVRSSYIVCVESPEKMSVYDVYLVDSKFRIVSKRSTLKQLSKGKTKKEEKEIDLTEEADVEKHHTLTLHTAERKVKLFSRNQHIMKQFEDSIAEMLKQTKWHDINRFDSFAPIRNGVFAQWLVDGRDYMWNVSRAISMARDVIYIHDWWLSPELYMRRPAAISQKWRLDRLLQRKAREGVKIFVIVYRNVEAAIPIDSEYTKYSLLNLHPNIFVQRSPNQFKKNQFFFAHHEKLCIVDHDVAFVGGIDLCFGRWDCPQHPITDDKPTGFEHSEQPKDAEHCQLFPGKDYSNPRVQDFFKLDEPYEEMYDRSKVPRMPWHDIAMQVVGQPARDLTRHFVQRWNYVKRGRKTTRPLPFLLPPPDVKMAELDALGLTGTCEVQILRSSANWSLGIEHTECSIQNAYVKMIEDSDHFVYIENQFFITSTEAFNTKIVNRIGDALVERIIRAHENDEDWKACIVIPLMPGFQNTVDEQEGTSVRLILQCQYRSICRGDGSIFSRLRAAGIEPEDYIQFYSLRQWGKIGARNALVTEQLYIHAKCIVVDDRVALIGSANINERSMLGNRDSELAAVVRDTDMIWSTMAGRPYRVGRFAHTLRLRLMREHLGLDVDEILEEERQADMDRQAEYEAEMDQIYADDTESPPIAGSSGQHAEGKPAKPAMPGQTPSFNHDAVTEPDEVVEEDSSVSSSKGKERDDRVTGNEAHAMDIAGYGNDHWKDAAQRGLDQGRDSIIVNGREVLVRDVHTEGKGTLESPMQPHERKPSTDHHAEEEGGVSNDALPPIPALNRRTTDQLGLPRTAGLPTLPAVDDTDIGGPPVHLDQSGQPTNGPLHPLAADIRPAHIDKDCMRDPVNSSFFDDIWNRVAENNTKLYRRVFRCMPDSEVLTWPDYREAVSYSERFRESMEGKTKTDDGDSNLNRHQSPVTGGGAGVGAPGPGAIVDAATEKAEEKLHLKPNHSNHPRIVIPGDDHELNEKNEHPGSRAGPNTDAENLTASRRPQDAPSPVLPAGDVPFPAFETGPAADASTLEPAREKSRERRTTFSPLEKPPSRDVSTPAQQAQGSVRRRRRATTKGSRRGMPPEEVLGRAEAEELLSMVQGHVVNFPYDWLLTEEQNGNWGFQVDGVAPLQI, from the coding sequence ATGACGGACCCGAGACGAGATGAATTCATCTCACCAATGACAAGAAGCCCTCACGCGTCGTCTCCCGCTGTCAAGGGCCAGACAGACGCTCTCGCCCCCCCGGCTCCTCCGCCTAAAGATggtcctcctccacctcctccaaAGGACCTTTCGACGCCAAGAAATTCTTCCCATATCCCGTTCGATGCTGCGATCGAGGCAAGAGACTACATAAATGGGGGAGCGCCCCACGACGACGTTTCGCCTCTCCAGAACGGCAAGCGACCGACACTTCCCACCCTCAATTCGACAGAGAGCGCACGACAAACCCCAAGCGGTCTGCCGAGAATGCCCGAAGACGGAACATACTCTCCCGAGCCAGCGTCACCGACTGACCGTCGAAGCGTACAATTCGCTCGTACAGACCAGGTCCTGGAGGCCCCGGCCAGCCATTCGCGACAGCCATCGTGGGAAGATGGTGGAAAGTCAATTGGTTCGGCCTTCATTATCAAGTTGAAGCAGCTTACCGGATCTGGTAGCATGCAGACCCTTAAGACAAGCAGCTCTGGCAACTTGAACGACAATggcacgccgccgtccatGGGAAGCTCACCAACCACCGGGCAGTTCAGGTCCAGAATACCTCACAcgctcgaggaggatggaggcAGTGATGCGGATGCGGACGTTGAGGAGACGGCCGACGAAGGGGTCGCGTCGGATGCTGCCaaacccaagaagaagagacgAATGCGTCGCACCAAGAAACACCAGTCGTCTGTTCCGAGCACGCCAAACCTACGGCATCTACCCGGCCCAGACTCGCCTGTCGGATATGGTCGGATGGGCCTGAGAAGGCGCATGAGCATGCCGGACCACGCGGAGCAGCAACATGGCATGTCGGAGGGCGAGGGAAGAGACCAGCTTGCCGGACCTTCGTGGATCCGCTCTCACCGTGCTCGCGATGGTGACGGGACTGAAAGTCCCGGCGGTGGTGGGCGAAGAATGGGCCACATGCGTCGCATCACCGTCCTCGGAGGCGGTGGGGTTTCGGATGGTGATGCTATTGCGCCTAAGAGGCCCTTCTTTGGCAGCGAAAGGGCATCGACATGGAAGTATGTCAAAAACACCTTGAAGCTTCTTAggcagaagaaggaggaccgTTTCGATTTCGCCAAGTCAGCCGAGCTCATGGCAGAGTTGCGAGCCGGGGCCCCTGCTGTTCTTATGTTGGCCAGCATGATCCAGAGGGATGAGCACGGCAACAAGCGAATTCCCGTCCTACTCGAACAGGTGCGTCTGCGCATAACCGACAGTCAACCCGAATCCGACGACGATAGCGAGCGACATTGGGTCTTCACCATGGATCTCGAGTACGGCAGCGGTCCGAGTCGGATGAAGTGGACCATCATCAGAACGCTCAAAGACATCTACAACCTGCATGTCCGGTACAAACTTGCGATGAGCAACGATAAGTACTTGCACGGGCGCGCCGATGTAGGAGCCCGACCTAAAATGCCTAAATTTCCGTGGGGCGCCTTCCCATATCTCCGCAGTGCACGCAACAAGGATGAcagcgacgatgacgacggcgcaagCCTCCGGGGCGACGATCTAGGTGAAGCAACTGCTGGCGAAGGCACAGCTGCCGAGGGTACCGCTGGAGAGGGCACGGCAAGCGAGTGGGAAGGCGGCCGGGCTGGTCCAGGTGCTAGGAAGAAGTCTCGTCTTGGCATGCTCGGCATGCGTAGGAAGTCCACCGGTTTTACCGAACCTGGCGAGTCTGGAGGTGAGAACCAAGCGGACCTGGTCCAGGCACGCAAACGATACTTTGAACGGCAACGAAGAGTGTTGGAAAAATACCTGCAGGATATGATCCGCTGGTTGATGTTTCGCGCCGACAGCAATCGTCTTTGCAAGTTCCTGGAGCTGTCTGCCCTCGGTGTGCGTCTGGCTGCTGAAGGCAGCTATCACGGCAAAGAGTGCTATCTTCACATTCAGTCTTCCAAAGGCATGGACTTCCGTCGAGTCTTGACACCCAAGAAGGTCATCGCCCGTCACAGTCGCAAGTGGTTCCTTGTGCGATCAAGTTACATTGTCTGCGTTGAATCGCCCGAAAAAATGAGCGTCTACGACGTCTACCTTGTGGACTCCAAGTTTCGTATTGTTTCCAAGAGAAGCACGCTGAAACAGTTgtccaagggcaagacaaagaaagaggagaaggagatcgACCTGACAGAAGAGGCCGATGTGGAGAAGCATCACACCCTGACGCTGCATACCGCCGAGCGTAAGGTCAAGCTATTCTCGAGAAACCAGCACATCATGAAGCAATTCGAGGACTCTATTGCCGAGATGCTCAAGCAGACCAAGTGGCATGACATCAACCGTTTCGACAGCTTCGCCCCCATCCGAAATGGTGTTTTTGCGCAGTGGCTCGTGGACGGCAGAGATTACATGTGGAATGTGTCTCGCGCAATCAGCATGGCTCGCGATGTCATCTATATCCACGACTGGTGGCTCAGCCCGGAGCTGTACATGCGTCGTCCGGCGGCTATCAGCCAGAAGTGGCGTCTGGATCGTCTTTTGCAGCGCAAGGCCCGGGAGGGCGTCAAgatcttcgtcatcgtctaCCGCAATGTTGAGGCTGCTATTCCCATAGACTCGGAGTACACCAAATACTCCCTCCTGAACCTTCACCCCAACATCTTCGTTCAGCGGTCTCCAAATCAGTTTAAGAAGAACCAGTTCTTCTTTGCTCACCACGAAAAGCTCTGCATCGTCGACCATGATGTGGCTTTTGTTGGTGGTATTGACCTGTGCTTTGGTCGTTGGGACTGTCCGCAGCATCCGATCACGGATGACAAACCGACAGGCTTCGAGCATAGTGAGCAACCAAAGGATGCCGAGCACTGCCAACTCTTCCCCGGGAAAGACTATTCCAACCCCCGAGTCCAGGACTTCTTCAAGCTCGATGAGCCATACGAAGAGATGTACGACAGGAGCAAGGTTCCCAGAATGCCATGGCACGACATCGCCATGCAGGTCGTGGGTCAACCGGCCAGAGATTTAACGAGGCACTTCGTCCAGCGATGGAACTATGTCAAAAGAGGCAGGAAGACAACACGTCCCTTGCCATTCCTGCTCCCTCCTCCCGACGTCAAGATGGCGGAGCTCGACGCTCTTGGTCTGACCGGTACTTGTGAGGTACAAATTCTGAGGTCGTCGGCCAACTGGTCTCTTGGAATCGAGCACACAGAGTGCAGCATTCAGAACGCCTACGTTAAGATGATCGAGGACTCTGACCATTTCGTCTACATTGAAAATCAGTTTTTCATCACGAGCACCGAGGCTTTCAACACGAAGATTGTCAATCGCATTGGTGACGCACTGGTCGAGCGCATCATCAGGGCCCACGAGAACGATGAAGACTGGAAAGCTTGCATTGTCATTCCTCTTATGCCCGGATTCCAGAacaccgtcgacgagcaaGAAGGCACCAGCGTACGACTCATCCTCCAGTGTCAATACCGCAGCATCTGTCGCGGAGATGGGTCCATTTTCTCGCGTCTCCGTGCTGCTGGCATCGAACCCGAGGATTATATCCAGTTCTATAGTTTGCGACAATGGGGCAAGATTGGCGCCCGTAATGCCCTCGTCACCGAGCAGCTTTACATCCACGCCAAGTGCATCGTCGTGGACGATCGAGTGGCGCTCATTGGCTccgccaacatcaacgaGCGATCGATGCTCGGAAACCGTGACTCCGAGCTTGCTGCAGTCGTTCGCGACACCGACATGATTTGGTCCACCATGGCCGGCCGACCCTACCGCGTCGGCCGCTTCGCCCACACCCTACGGCTTCGCTTGATGCGGGAACATCTCGGACTAGACGTCGATGAGATCTTGGAAGAGGAGAGACAGGCCGACATGGACCGTCAGGCCGAGTATGAAGCGGAGATGGATCAGATCTATGCAGATGATACGGAGTCGCCTCCTATTGCTGGTTCAAGCGGCCAGCACGCGGAAGGGAAGCCGGCAAAACCGGCGATGCCAGGCCAAACTCCCAGCTTCAACCATGATGCTGTCACAGAGCCCGATGAAGTGGTCGAGGAGGATTCGTCTGTGTCTTCGTCTAAGGGCAAAGAGCGTGATGACCGTGTGACCGGAAATGAAGCTCACGCCATGGACATTGCCGGGTATGGTAACGACCACTGGAAGGATGCCGCTCAACGTGGGCTCGACCAAGGACGCGACTCTATCATCGTCAACGGTCGCGAGGTTCTTGTTCGCGATGTACACACAGAGGGGAAGGGCACCTTGGAGTCGCCAATGCAGCCACACGAGCGAAAACCGTCGACCGATCACCacgcggaggaggaaggcggTGTTAGTAACGACGCTCTACCGCCGATCCCCGCTCTCAACAGACGGACCACCGATCAGCTTGGTCTGCCTCGCACGGCAGGACTGCCCACTTTGCCTGCTGTAGACGACACGGATATCGGTGGCCCTCCTGTTCACTTGGACCAGAGCGGCCAGCCAACCAACGGGCCGCTGCATCCTCTGGCTGCCGACATCAGGCCCGCACACATCGACAAGGACTGCATGCGCGATCCAGTCAACTCATCCTTCTTCGATGACATCTGGAACAGAGTGGCGGAGAACAACACCAAGCTATACCGCCGCGTCTTCCGCTGCATGCCTGATTCAGAAGTACTGACGTGGCCCGACTACCGCGAAGCCGTGTCCTATTCGGAGCGGTTCAGAGAGAGCATGGAAGGAAAGACAAAgacggacgacggggacTCCAACTTGAACCGTCATCAATCTCCCGTTACGGGCGGAGGTGCCGGTGTTGGGGCGCCAGGCCCTGGAGCCATTGTCGATGCTGCCACGGAGAAGGCGGAAGAGAAACTACACCTCAAGCCCAATCACTCGAACCACCCCCGGATCGTCATCCCCGGAGATGACCACGAGCTGAATGAGAAGAATGAGCACCCTGGCTCGAGAGCCGGGCCCAACACAGACGCAGAGAATTTAACTGCCTCACGACGTCCACAGGATGCCCCGTCGCCTGTCCTCCCCGCTGGAGACGTTCCGTTCCCCGCGTTCGAGACAGGCCCTGCAGCCGATGCCAGCACGTTGGAACCGGCGCGGGAGAAGagcagagagagaaggaCGACATTTTCTCCTCTGGAGAAACCGCCTTCTAGGGACGTAAGCACCCCAGCTCAGCAAGCTCAAGGATCGGTtagacgccgccgacgggccACTACTAAGGGCAGCCGGCGCGGTATGCCGCCCGAAGAGGTGCTCGGGAGAGCTGAGGCAGAAGAGCTGCTCAGCATGGTCCAGGGACACGTTGTCAACTTCCCTTACGACTGGCTGCTTACAGAAGAGCAGAACGGCAACTGGGGCTTCCAGGTGGATGGCGTAGCGCCCCTGCAAATTTAG
- a CDS encoding Methionine aminopeptidase 2, translated as MAAQVPTEALKKLNVGEPATNGKAAKPEEGNGVDHDSDDSDEEGEEVTAPAAGGAAKKKKKNKKKKKKKSPTAQSDPPRVLMSSLFPNKNYPKGQEEEYRDENLWRTTNEEKRHLDNLNNDFLTDYREAAEIHRQVRQWAQKNIKPGQTLTEIAEGIEDGVRALTGHPGIEEGDAYKGGMGFPCGLSLNHCAAHYTPNAGNKMVLSQGDVMKVDFGVHVNGRIVDSAFTMAFEPQYDNLLAAVKDATNAGVKEAGIDVRVGDVGGVIQEVMESYEVEIDGTTYPVKSIRNLNGHTIERWSIHGTKSVPIVKSNDTTKMEEGDVFAVETFGSTGNGYVREDMEVSHYARRGEGHAALRLDSAKRLLNVINKNFGTLPFCRRYLDRLGQDKYLLGLNNLVSSGIVEAYPPLCDKKGSYTAQFEHTILLRPNVKEVISRGEDY; from the exons ATGGCTGCCCAAGTTCCCACAGAAGCTTTGAAGAAGCTCAACG TGGGAGAGCCTGCGACGAACGGCAAGGCGGCGAAGCCCGAGGAGGGAAATGGCGTTGAccacgacagcgacgactcagatgaagagggcgaggaggtaACGGCgcctgccgccggcggcgcggccaagaagaagaagaagaacaaaaagaagaagaagaagaagtcccCGACCGCCCAGTCCGACCCGCCCCGCGTGCTCATGTCGTCGCTATTCCCCAACAAGAACTACCCCAAGggccaggaggaggagtaccGCGACGAGAACCTCTGGCGCACGACCAACGAGGAGAAGCGGCATCTCGACAACCTCAACAACGACTTCCTTACCGACTACCGCGAGGCTGCCGAGATCCACCGCCAGGTCCGCCAGTGGGCCCAGAAGAATATCAAGCCCGGCCAGACCCTCaccgagatcgccgaggGCATCGAGGATGGTGTGCGTGCGCTGACCGGACACCCGGGgatcgaggagggcgacgccTACAAGGGCGGCATGGGATTCCCCTGCGGCCTGTCTCTCAATCACTGCGCGGCTCATTACACGCCCAACGCCGGCAACAAGATGGTGCTCTCGCAAGGGGACGTCATGAAGGTCGATTTTGGCGTGCACGTCAACGGACGCATCGTCGACAGCGCCTTCACCATGGCATTTGAGCCGCAGTACGACAACCTCTtggccgccgtcaaggacgcGACCAATGCCGGtgtcaaggaggccggcatcgacgtgCGCGTCGGAGACGTCGGAGGCGTCATCCAGGAGGTCATGGAGAGCTACGAGGTGGAGATTGACGGCACGACGTACCCCGTCAAGTCGATCCGCAACCTCAACGGCCACACGATCGAGCGCTGGAGCATCCACGGCACCAAGAGTGTGCCCATCGTCAAGAGCAACGACACGACCAAGATGGAAGAGGGCGATGTTTTCGCCGTCGAGACGTTCGGCAGCACGGGCAATGGATACGTCCGTGAAGACATGGAGGTATCTCACTACGCCAGACGTGGAGAGGGCCACGCCGCGCTGCGGTTAGACTCGGCTAAGAGGCTGCTGAACGTCATCAACAAGAACTTTGGCACGCTGCCTTTCTGCCGGCGGTACTTGGATCGTCTGGGACAGGACAAGTACCTTTTGGGA TTGAACAATCTCGTGTCCAGCGGTATTGTCGAGGCCTACCCGCCCTTGTGTGACAAGAAGGGCTCCTACACTGCTCAGTTCGAGCAC ACGATCCTGCTCAGGCCAAACGTGAAGGAAGTAATCAGCCGAGGAGAGGACTACTAG